One window of Bacteroides sp. AN502(2024) genomic DNA carries:
- a CDS encoding Crp/Fnr family transcriptional regulator: protein METMFDTLLQLPLFQGLCHEDFTSILDKVKLHFSKYKAGEAIIKRGSPCTQLCFLLKGEVSIVTNSKENIYTVIEQMEAPYLIEPQSLFGMNTHYNSSYIAHTEVHTVSISKAFVLSDLFKYEIFRLNYMNFVSNRAQNLYSRLWEEPTQDLKSKIIRFFLLHCEKMQGEKIFKVKMDDLARYLDDTRLNTSKALNELQDNGLLELRRKEILIPDAQKLISE from the coding sequence ATGGAAACGATGTTCGACACTTTGCTCCAATTGCCTTTATTCCAAGGTCTTTGTCATGAAGATTTCACCAGCATACTAGATAAGGTAAAGCTGCACTTCAGCAAGTATAAAGCGGGAGAAGCTATCATTAAAAGGGGAAGTCCTTGCACCCAGCTCTGTTTTCTGTTAAAAGGGGAGGTTTCAATCGTCACAAATTCCAAAGAAAACATTTACACAGTCATTGAGCAGATGGAAGCCCCTTACCTGATAGAGCCGCAATCACTATTCGGTATGAACACCCATTATAACTCTTCTTATATTGCACATACGGAAGTCCATACCGTAAGCATCAGCAAAGCGTTTGTGCTCAGCGACCTGTTTAAATACGAAATCTTCCGGCTCAACTATATGAATTTTGTCAGCAACCGCGCACAAAACCTGTATTCACGCTTATGGGAAGAACCTACTCAGGACTTGAAAAGCAAAATCATCCGTTTTTTCCTGCTACATTGCGAAAAGATGCAGGGAGAGAAAATATTTAAAGTAAAGATGGACGATCTCGCCCGCTACTTGGATGACACCCGGCTGAATACTTCCAAAGCACTTAATGAATTGCAAGATAACGGCTTGCTTGAACTACGTCGGAAAGAGATTCTCATTCCGGATGCTCAGAAACTGATAAGCGAATAA